The nucleotide window ACACAATCCCATGGACTTGACAGGTCATTCCCCACCTACATTAATGCATCTTACATAGTAAACTTTATGCTTAGTAAATTTATATCTtcttttatcttaatttatgttTCATAATAGCggttacacaaaaaaaaaaaaatattttttatttaataataatttaattttgtactTTCTATTTTACTATTAGCGAAATGATTTATACGTGACTTATTTAACACTATAAGTTTTTATctaatttccttcttttttcttttcttaaactttgtgttcAGTCAAATACtgatataaattgagataaaggaaataacgaatttaaaatattgtccaaacacaattatttatctaatattgaaaaaaaataaattaaattgattaaacaaattatataaattgcTATTCTTCAAAATTGTTTTCTTTCGAAAAATGACTAAATGTTTTTACGATCATACTCTCTCCGTCCTATTTAAGTTTTACAAGTTACTGTTTGGAAAGTCAAATCGGTATCTTCTATGATTACTATTATCTtcaaagttttttaaaaatattttaaatcacttattatgttgactTCTACATATGtaactttatattttgaaaatttcatatccaaatttatagtcaaatttaaatattttgaccTATCATACTTCTAATTATTTAGGGAGTAAGATTTTGTTAGTTCTCCCAAACCAACTATAAATAGGTTGTGATTCTCATCTTATTGTGAATATATCCTTTGTCAATTTTTACACTTCAAAAATATAACAAACCCAAACTATTCccaatttttattataattaatttttttttctcatgggGAATTTTATTTCATGTGGTACTTCACCAAAGGTAATGAGTTCAAGACCAACAAGGgttatttttcaaaatggaaaaattcaaaaatttaatgAACCAACAATAGCAGCAGAGCTTATGTTGGAATCTCCTAACTCCTTTTTAGTAAACTCCAGCTCGTTAATCGTCGGCAGAAGATTTTCAGCTTTATCGGCCGACGAAGAGCTGGAGTTTGGGAACATTTATATAATGTTCCCAATGAAAAAAGTGAATTCCGTTATAACAACAAAAGATATTATTTCCGTTGGAAAACCGGGATCGGAAAACGAGGCAAAGGTGGGTAGATCGCCGGAGAAGGACGGGGTCGGACCATTAGGTTTTCCGGTGAGACAAGAATTTAGGAAGCCTTTGTTGGAGACAATTATGGAAGAACAAGTAATAAGTTCAAGGTAGAAgtgtttaaattgattttttaaaaattttattgtaCCGAATCTTACTGattcgattaatttaaatttgaattatgtggGGTTTATTTAAGAGGACATTCCCTACTAATagaattttattattcttagtGTTTGAATTTGGAACCTCAACTATTGGGCAAGAGATCGATTTCATCCATCTCGCCGGTTGATGGTTGTTTTGATTGtcttacaagaaaattagtactATTTTAGTTATATggtacattttaatttgtttgggattgagacatatataattattaaagttCATATATGCACTTCATTAATTTGTTTTGCGGGAGGAATTGGTAGAGACTTGAATAGTAACATGTTATAACaagttaagtttttttttactctaaATTCGTAACCAATGTTTATTGCGTAGAGTAcataaaactaaattttatgGAATAAGCATTTTTGCTCTGAAAAAACAGTAATAATCACGGTAGTGgattcatttttggaaaattgtTACACTCAAAATTAATGGATTTAAAGTTTTAATCTATAGTTGAAAATGAGTCTTCTTGTAAGAATTTGGATAAGGTATAAGTATTTGGTGTTTGGTACTCGCGTTGGAGCTTCAATTAATTTGGATTGACATTGTGTAAAATCTAATTAAGAGAGAagcaattcttaatttaatttttttcaatacaCAAAATTCAAAGAAGAATAGTCTTATTAAGAGTGGGAGCATCTTCTTTGTCCTTCTATGAACCTTATTATAAAGGCCGGatataagataaaatatttgatattatgGCTTGCCCATGAACATGACATGCCATTAGATGTCGAACCCCTTTGACTTTTATGATTCAAAGATTGTGCCTATAACGATTATACATAATTCAACGTCTAATTATCTTAAATAAATACCCTAAGGGATTGCCGCTTCTAATTAATGGTTGGTTGATAACCATAACCCTGACATGTTCCTTTTCGACCCTATTTAGGAAATCAGCCTAACCAACAACACTTGTGTTATAGTGTTATAGTACATATTTTCTCTGTCTTAATTTATGggatatttttcacttttcgaGAGTTAAATAGTCTAATTTTGATCGTAAATTCGGACATGagatcttcaaattttttgaaacaaaatttatatattcgaAAACTATGTAAAGTTGATTAGTCCACAAATTCAAGAACCAACTTCACTACTACTAGATTTTTTATCAAGGAAATATAGTACGTACAATAGATAGTGTTGTACtagctttattatttttgatttatCACAAAAGCTAGTGAATATTACAATCATTTCATCACAATGTTTTCTATTTCTACTCATTCATTCACTAGTTTCCTCAAGATGGTTTCACATAGAGTAGCATCATAAATCAAGAAGTGACTAGCATTAGGAACTTCATGATATTTAATCCAACCAAGCTTCTTTCCTACATATTGATTGAGTTTTGTTGGTACAATTTTGTCCTCTTAACCTTTGCCAAAGATGGACACTTCCCTCATTCTCTTTGAAAGGATTAGAAACTTGTGTTGGATCATACAATGATTCAAACTCGCCTTGTTGTGTTACCTTTTTCTAGATATGGTgtgccaaaaaatttcaaacattcttgttgctgcaatttttaagaataaaaacaaaatatttttaactcatatattttaaactttatttttaatcatggCAAGtcttgttgggttatgaaggtgTTTAGGACGTTATGCGAAAGCttataatttgcaaatcatagattgataaattagacgacaaataaaaacatactaaaaactTATTATTAATAGTGTTTGGTCAAGTGACCTAcatattataaaactaatataatattgaaaaaaaacataaatatgtttaagagaaaatctctccataaacaaaactctctagatgtctacattgtggattctattgtgttatgctatgagaatagggatcttcaatttatagatctccaaacatttcctctaaggaaagaataaaccaaatatgaaagaaaattatattttccttttagaaaaagttcaagcatttatggtaatactttgacttttctttaagagaaaaaaataacttcaattaaggaaagaaaatcagggcaaagcCCTAACAATATCGAGACGTAAGATAATAAAGTGATCAAAAGTATTGTACTTCTATTAGGTTAAactttaataaataatagttaCATAATtcaatatggtatcagagcaggcaAGAGACTCCAGGTTCAAATTAAAATCTCAATGCCATTAAAAAGGTGAAAAAAAATTGCTTGTGTTTGACTCATTAAAAGGAATCAAGTCCCCATTTGAAGAGACGTGTTGACATAAGTAATGTAATGAAGTAACAATTTAAACTTTTAGAGAAGATGATTATACAATTTAATATGTAAGATGTAGAtgaaacataaatattttttcagcGGTTTGGAATATGAACTGTCATTTAACTCATCTTGACCTAGCCTATTTCAACCCAAGCGAACCTTGGGTGAATTGGGTCGTATGATCCGTGTATTGATTTGATCTGTTTTGACTTGCCAAAGTTTGATCCAACCATTTTAATTGTAACCTCTAGTTCATAATGTGGAGAAGGCAACCAAATATTCAATTTAacacaacaaaacaaaaatgcATTTAGATCGGACACAACCACCTCTATATAATCAAATTGTTTGTCCGTATATTTGTTGGCTCCTATAGCGAGATGTTGTTATTCAGAACATATAATATCACATAATGTGAAAGTCTGATTCCAAAGAAAACTTGTTTGTAATagtaaaatattgttatatacTTATTATAGAGCTAGAGTTTTGATTGTAGAACAAATGGATATAATTAAGTTGAAAATGAGAAAACTATTTACCTCACCAAGACTTGGGGCTCCAGATAACTGTTTCACTATTTCCTTCCATAACACTTAAAGAATGGAACCACTTTTGATTCATCCACCAATAGTTCGTGGATGGACCTACAAGAGCAACTCCGTATGATCCCTAAACTTTATTCATGTACAAAACATGATAGGCTCTCATGGACAAACCAACCACATAGAACTTAGGTCCTAGTTGCAATTTGTTAGCTAGCTTCTCATGAAGTAGAATCCgatgaagaaagttttaacTTGACATCAGTTGACATCTATGTCCTTCAACTTTGGAtgtgcataagtagacacttaaacttatataaaatttaacaagtagacacacgtgtTCTACATGGATCACGTAGGACGTAAATTTGTCAGGTAGGACGCATGTgtctacttatttaattttatacatgtgCAAGTGCTTACTTGTTCACACCCAAAGTTAGAGGGCACAGACACAAGCTAAAATCAAGTTAAAGGGTACATTTATCTATTATGATTATACAATAGAATTCCCTAGATCCGCCCCGATGTTGTTAATGTTAATCGTCAACTTACCAAGGGCGGCTCAGCTTTAAGCCGCAAAAAATAAGGGCCTCCAAAAAACCAAAAACTCCCCCAAATTCAGTTTGCTCAAAC belongs to Solanum stenotomum isolate F172 chromosome 1, ASM1918654v1, whole genome shotgun sequence and includes:
- the LOC125859271 gene encoding uncharacterized protein LOC125859271; the protein is MSSRPTRVIFQNGKIQKFNEPTIAAELMLESPNSFLVNSSSLIVGRRFSALSADEELEFGNIYIMFPMKKVNSVITTKDIISVGKPGSENEAKVGRSPEKDGVGPLGFPVRQEFRKPLLETIMEEQVISSR